The following proteins are co-located in the Clavibacter capsici genome:
- a CDS encoding S53 family peptidase, translating into MPSRPSSLLPAEARRPAERPPTEGRIRALARGLARPPRARSVALGTGVVALAAVAALVASALTGTGSASASADADPAAAHAASGLRTLDGSAPAWPASVSATRLGDAPADATVALTVLMDPARPDAAPAVAAWLRDRGLDVGAVRGEVGALPVSGTLALASRAFDTGFARFRVGGREVVAPERALAVPAVLDAVRGVAGTVQGDVLMPSDAEQDDAQAADAAPAPDAATPVPAPVPGQVTGGSPASSADDGTCAAWWGQRLTDAWPASVDVAHRSNSLCGYGPAQLRRVDDVPAEDRGAGATIAIVAAYDDPDTRADTDTYSRAVGEPAFTAGQYRDHPSAAPRTGICGGPTAWTDEQHLDVQAVHAMAPDAAVSYWGADDCTSTSLYTRILDAAEDGPDVISLSFGAMEGLDTADDRELLNRVLVEAAARDVSVFASTGNDGDYSGVGDHGGNATVASPASSPYVTAVGATSTGLAEDGSIAVEAGWETETRFARNGALIPPGFAFGAGGGQSAEYARPTWQADRLAVAGTGRLLPDVASLGDPDTGFITYGPHKGRTEYAAHGGTSLATPMVASMVAISKAVTGRRFGLASPALYALMGTSALRDVQPASAATWSPRGPSAGALWPETLFMWDTGRQGLRSAPGWDDVTGAGVPAGRAFIEGLGAGAGR; encoded by the coding sequence ATGCCCTCTCGCCCCTCGTCCCTCCTCCCCGCCGAGGCCCGCAGGCCCGCCGAACGCCCGCCGACGGAGGGCCGGATCCGCGCCCTCGCCCGCGGGCTCGCGCGGCCGCCGCGCGCCCGGTCCGTCGCCCTCGGCACGGGCGTCGTCGCCCTCGCGGCCGTCGCGGCGCTCGTCGCGAGCGCGCTGACGGGGACCGGATCCGCGTCCGCGTCCGCCGACGCCGACCCGGCCGCCGCGCACGCCGCCTCGGGCCTCCGCACGCTCGACGGGTCCGCTCCGGCCTGGCCCGCCTCGGTCTCCGCCACCCGGCTCGGCGACGCGCCCGCTGACGCGACGGTCGCGCTCACGGTGCTCATGGACCCGGCCCGGCCCGACGCGGCCCCCGCCGTCGCCGCCTGGCTCCGCGACCGCGGCCTCGACGTGGGCGCCGTCCGCGGCGAGGTCGGCGCGCTACCCGTCTCCGGCACGCTCGCGCTCGCGTCGCGGGCGTTCGACACCGGGTTCGCCCGCTTCCGCGTCGGCGGCCGCGAGGTCGTCGCCCCGGAGCGCGCGCTCGCCGTGCCCGCCGTCCTCGACGCCGTGCGCGGCGTCGCCGGCACCGTCCAGGGCGACGTGCTGATGCCGTCGGACGCCGAGCAGGACGACGCGCAGGCCGCCGACGCCGCGCCGGCTCCCGATGCCGCCACCCCGGTCCCCGCGCCCGTCCCCGGGCAGGTGACCGGCGGATCCCCCGCCTCCTCCGCCGACGACGGCACGTGCGCCGCCTGGTGGGGCCAGCGCCTCACCGACGCGTGGCCCGCCTCCGTCGACGTGGCCCACCGCTCGAACTCGCTGTGCGGCTACGGCCCGGCGCAGCTCAGGCGCGTCGACGACGTGCCCGCCGAGGACCGCGGAGCCGGCGCGACCATCGCGATCGTCGCCGCCTACGACGACCCGGACACCCGGGCCGACACCGACACCTACTCCCGCGCGGTCGGCGAGCCCGCGTTCACCGCGGGCCAGTACCGCGACCACCCGTCCGCCGCGCCGCGCACCGGCATCTGCGGCGGCCCCACGGCGTGGACGGACGAGCAGCACCTCGACGTGCAGGCGGTCCACGCGATGGCGCCCGATGCGGCCGTCTCCTACTGGGGCGCCGACGACTGCACGAGCACGAGCCTCTACACGCGGATCCTCGACGCGGCCGAGGACGGCCCCGACGTGATCAGCCTGTCCTTCGGCGCGATGGAGGGCCTCGACACGGCCGACGACCGCGAGCTCCTCAACCGCGTGCTCGTGGAGGCGGCGGCGCGCGACGTGTCGGTCTTCGCGTCCACCGGCAACGACGGCGACTACAGCGGCGTCGGCGACCACGGTGGGAACGCGACCGTGGCGTCGCCCGCGTCGAGCCCGTACGTGACGGCGGTCGGCGCGACGAGCACGGGCCTCGCCGAGGACGGCTCGATCGCCGTGGAGGCGGGCTGGGAGACCGAGACCCGCTTCGCGCGGAACGGCGCCCTGATCCCGCCGGGCTTCGCGTTCGGCGCGGGTGGCGGCCAGTCGGCCGAGTACGCGCGGCCCACCTGGCAGGCCGACCGGCTCGCCGTCGCGGGCACCGGACGGCTGCTGCCGGACGTGGCGTCGCTCGGGGATCCGGACACGGGCTTCATCACGTACGGCCCGCACAAGGGCCGCACCGAGTACGCGGCGCACGGCGGCACGAGCCTCGCGACGCCCATGGTCGCCTCCATGGTGGCGATCTCCAAGGCCGTCACCGGCCGTCGCTTCGGGCTCGCGAGCCCGGCCCTCTACGCGCTGATGGGGACGTCCGCGCTGCGCGACGTGCAGCCCGCCTCGGCGGCGACGTGGTCCCCCCGGGGACCCTCGGCGGGAGCGCTGTGGCCCGAGACGCTCTTCATGTGGGACACGGGGAGGCAGGGGCTCCGCTCCGCCCCCGGCTGGGACGACGTGACCGGGGCCGGCGTGCCCGCGGGCCGCGCGTTCATCGAGGGCCTCGGCGCCGGAGCCGGACGATGA
- a CDS encoding TetR family transcriptional regulator translates to MNQRQKAVSRARREIVEAAGAQFATHGYEGTSFSRVAEAMGKPKSAIGYHLFASKERLAGAVVEDQEDRWLRIEAALEDRGPLEDLIVFLLTAARTVEVCPVAAGAIRLLQDMPRLGLAVERRFDVWRFTREHLEAELAVQGVRAPDLDAAVDVLLSATFGVLSYRSPSLDGWDAADRLRSLWIPLLTHLGLEDAAEVVRAAQPIDLARVEEGRPDASEAHVGVAGRVADDDDAASAGPERVRA, encoded by the coding sequence ATGAACCAGCGGCAGAAGGCCGTGTCCCGGGCACGGCGCGAGATCGTCGAGGCGGCGGGCGCGCAGTTCGCGACCCACGGCTACGAGGGCACGTCGTTCTCGCGCGTGGCCGAGGCGATGGGCAAGCCCAAGTCGGCCATCGGGTACCACCTCTTCGCGTCCAAGGAGCGCCTCGCGGGCGCCGTGGTGGAGGACCAGGAGGACCGCTGGCTCCGCATCGAGGCCGCCCTCGAGGACCGGGGTCCGCTGGAGGACCTCATCGTCTTCCTCCTCACCGCCGCGCGGACGGTGGAGGTCTGCCCGGTCGCCGCCGGCGCCATCCGCCTCCTCCAGGACATGCCGCGGCTCGGCCTCGCGGTCGAGCGCCGCTTCGACGTGTGGCGCTTCACCCGCGAGCACCTCGAGGCGGAGCTCGCGGTGCAGGGCGTGCGCGCGCCGGATCTCGACGCCGCGGTCGACGTCCTGCTCAGCGCCACCTTCGGGGTGCTCTCCTACCGGTCGCCGAGCCTCGACGGGTGGGACGCCGCCGATCGGCTGCGCAGCCTCTGGATCCCGCTGCTCACCCACCTGGGGCTCGAGGACGCGGCCGAGGTCGTGCGCGCCGCCCAGCCGATCGACCTGGCGCGCGTGGAGGAGGGCCGCCCCGACGCGTCCGAGGCGCACGTCGGGGTGGCGGGCCGCGTCGCGGACGACGACGACGCCGCCTCCGCAGGCCCGGAGCGCGTCCGCGCCTGA
- a CDS encoding phosphocholine-specific phospholipase C, with amino-acid sequence MSTSKPEEHAPDVDLEAGVDAAPPLDPSRSYRAGIRPGVSRRTVLLGGAAAIMAGVAAGSTVGAPGSTSAAAATRRHLTGSIADVEHVVILMQENRSFDHYFGTLPGVRGFGDKQAVELPGGGTVFAQPDASRPDGGRMLPFPLDSSRCNAQGAGGLDHSWKGGHVAWNEGAWDNWVVAKSEQTMGYFTKDDLPFHHALASAFTIADHYHCSLIGPTTPNRLFQWTGTIDPRGKAGGPAIDNPDDYAPVFGWTTYPERLRQAGITWRTYANDEVGDEGTHPYVGDYGDNPLWLFHQYHEALASSDPATRRLALDGGLHDGWEPDSGKGLDVTHLLEEFGRDAAAGTLPAVSYVVAPYGWSEHPKASPDYGAHYTNAVIQALMSNPDTWARTVLLINYDENDGYFDHQLPPLAEPGTPDEYVDGLPIGYGTRVPLTVVSPWSRGGWVDSQVFDHTSVIRFLETWTGVREPNISEWRRTISGDLTSCFDFAHPDFSIPTAREVLPLRATQALVAAADADMAKPPVREPAVGAQRMPEQERGSMRHRPLPYRQDADVVIDRGTGAVTLTMRNRGSQGVSHQVFPNIALPFASTPATVAPRSTATYTWDSAAHGGAYDFSVYGPDRFLRRFAGSVVPAARADVPVPRVTAETVDDGRPLLRITLDNDGSPSVRYTLTANDFITRVRHETVKPGRTTTVDWPVDRWGYYDVVVTAGDGFRHRYAGRVQ; translated from the coding sequence GTGAGCACCTCCAAGCCCGAAGAGCACGCCCCGGACGTCGACCTCGAGGCCGGCGTCGACGCCGCGCCGCCGCTCGACCCCTCGCGCTCCTACCGCGCCGGCATCCGACCGGGCGTCAGCCGGCGCACCGTCCTGCTCGGCGGCGCCGCCGCGATCATGGCCGGCGTCGCCGCGGGATCCACCGTCGGAGCACCAGGCAGCACCTCGGCCGCCGCCGCGACCCGCAGGCACCTCACCGGATCCATCGCGGACGTCGAGCACGTCGTGATCCTCATGCAGGAGAACCGCTCGTTCGACCACTACTTCGGCACCCTCCCGGGCGTCCGCGGCTTCGGCGACAAGCAGGCCGTGGAGCTGCCGGGCGGCGGCACCGTCTTCGCGCAGCCCGACGCGAGCCGCCCGGACGGCGGGCGCATGCTCCCCTTCCCGCTCGACTCGTCGCGCTGCAACGCGCAGGGCGCCGGCGGCCTCGACCACTCCTGGAAGGGCGGGCACGTCGCCTGGAACGAGGGCGCGTGGGACAACTGGGTGGTCGCCAAGAGCGAGCAGACCATGGGCTACTTCACGAAGGACGACCTGCCCTTCCACCACGCCCTCGCCTCCGCGTTCACGATCGCCGACCACTACCACTGCTCGCTCATCGGCCCGACGACCCCGAACCGCCTCTTCCAGTGGACCGGCACGATCGACCCGCGAGGCAAGGCCGGCGGCCCCGCCATCGACAACCCCGACGACTACGCCCCCGTCTTCGGCTGGACGACCTACCCCGAGCGGCTGCGGCAGGCCGGGATCACCTGGAGGACCTACGCGAACGACGAGGTCGGCGACGAGGGCACGCACCCGTACGTGGGCGACTACGGCGACAACCCGCTGTGGCTGTTCCACCAGTACCACGAGGCGCTCGCCTCCTCGGATCCCGCGACGCGGCGGCTCGCGCTCGACGGCGGCCTGCACGACGGGTGGGAGCCCGACTCCGGCAAGGGCCTCGACGTCACGCACCTCCTGGAGGAGTTCGGGCGCGACGCCGCGGCGGGCACCCTGCCGGCCGTCTCCTACGTCGTCGCGCCCTACGGCTGGAGCGAGCACCCGAAGGCCAGCCCCGACTACGGCGCGCACTACACGAACGCGGTCATCCAGGCGCTCATGAGCAACCCGGACACCTGGGCGCGCACGGTCCTGCTCATCAACTACGACGAGAACGACGGCTACTTCGACCACCAGCTGCCGCCGCTCGCCGAGCCCGGCACGCCCGACGAGTACGTCGACGGCCTGCCCATCGGCTACGGCACGCGCGTGCCGCTCACGGTGGTGTCGCCCTGGAGCCGCGGCGGCTGGGTCGACTCGCAGGTGTTCGACCACACCTCGGTGATCCGGTTCCTCGAGACCTGGACGGGCGTGCGCGAGCCCAACATCTCCGAGTGGCGCCGCACGATCTCGGGCGACCTCACGTCGTGCTTCGACTTCGCGCACCCCGACTTCTCCATCCCGACGGCCCGCGAGGTCCTGCCGCTCCGCGCGACGCAGGCGCTCGTGGCGGCCGCCGACGCCGACATGGCGAAGCCGCCCGTGCGGGAGCCCGCGGTGGGCGCGCAGCGGATGCCCGAGCAGGAGCGCGGATCCATGCGCCACCGGCCGCTCCCCTACCGCCAGGACGCGGACGTCGTGATCGACCGCGGCACGGGCGCGGTGACCCTCACGATGCGCAACCGCGGCAGCCAGGGCGTCTCGCACCAGGTGTTCCCGAACATCGCGCTGCCCTTCGCGTCCACGCCGGCGACGGTGGCGCCGCGCTCCACGGCGACCTACACCTGGGACAGCGCGGCGCACGGCGGCGCCTACGACTTCAGCGTCTACGGGCCCGACCGCTTCCTGCGCCGCTTCGCCGGATCCGTGGTCCCGGCCGCGCGCGCCGACGTGCCCGTGCCCCGGGTGACGGCGGAGACGGTCGACGACGGCCGGCCCCTGCTGCGCATCACGCTCGACAACGACGGGAGCCCGTCGGTGAGGTACACGCTCACCGCGAACGACTTCATCACGCGCGTGCGGCACGAGACGGTGAAGCCCGGTCGCACGACGACGGTCGACTGGCCGGTGGACCGGTGGGGCTACTACGACGTGGTCGTCACGGCCGGCGACGGCTTCCGCCACCGGTACGCGGGTCGCGTGCAGTAG
- a CDS encoding alpha-ketoglutarate-dependent dioxygenase AlkB, producing MSIAFQASLFDDLQAEPAIGALGAEVERLDLGQGAWLDIRPGWVTDSDALFERLVEDVEWTADTRLMHGRVVEVPRLLSWFGPRATLPAPVLVEAREALNDHYGRPAGQVLETAGLCFYRTGDDSVAWHGDRVGRAIDRDTMVAIVSVGAARTLSLRPKGGGEVRRFPLGHGDLVVMGGSAQRTHEHAILKTQKAVGPRISIQFRPVWPA from the coding sequence ATGAGCATCGCGTTCCAGGCCTCCCTCTTCGACGACCTCCAGGCGGAGCCGGCCATCGGCGCGCTCGGCGCGGAGGTGGAGCGGCTCGATCTCGGGCAGGGCGCCTGGCTCGACATCCGGCCCGGCTGGGTCACCGACTCCGACGCGCTGTTCGAGCGCCTCGTGGAGGACGTGGAGTGGACGGCGGACACGCGGCTCATGCACGGCCGCGTGGTCGAGGTGCCGCGGCTGCTCTCCTGGTTCGGCCCGCGCGCGACGCTGCCCGCGCCCGTGCTGGTCGAGGCGCGCGAGGCGCTCAACGACCACTACGGCCGTCCGGCAGGTCAGGTGCTCGAGACCGCCGGGCTCTGCTTCTACCGCACGGGCGACGACAGCGTCGCGTGGCACGGCGACCGGGTGGGGCGCGCCATCGACCGCGACACCATGGTCGCCATCGTCTCCGTCGGGGCCGCCCGCACGCTCTCGCTGCGACCGAAGGGCGGCGGGGAGGTGCGGCGGTTCCCGCTCGGGCACGGCGACCTCGTGGTCATGGGCGGCAGCGCCCAGCGCACGCACGAGCACGCCATCCTCAAGACGCAGAAGGCCGTGGGCCCGCGCATCAGCATCCAGTTCCGGCCGGTCTGGCCCGCCTGA
- a CDS encoding Pr6Pr family membrane protein gives MRITWAVVRLLTALTVLVAVTSQYVVSSSYWRSIGVEGIWGKTIDFLMYFTIQSNLLAAVVMAVGALRLLRHAPLPGRGWTTLRLAATTYMVTTGAVYNLLLRGLPTIPGGNLPWSNEVLHVVVPLLVLADWLLAPDRRALGYGAVGRVVVFPLVWVAVTLARGPVTGNEVTGAATYYPYPFLDPATDGGGYGAVAVWVVVIAALICGLTLLLTWAGRRGSRARAA, from the coding sequence GTGCGCATCACCTGGGCGGTCGTCCGCCTCCTCACCGCCCTGACCGTGCTCGTCGCCGTCACCAGCCAGTACGTCGTCAGCTCCTCGTACTGGCGGAGCATCGGGGTGGAGGGGATCTGGGGCAAGACGATCGACTTCCTCATGTACTTCACGATCCAGTCGAACCTGCTCGCCGCCGTGGTCATGGCCGTCGGCGCCCTGCGGCTGCTGCGGCACGCTCCCCTGCCGGGACGCGGCTGGACCACGCTCCGCCTGGCGGCGACCACCTACATGGTGACCACCGGCGCGGTCTACAACCTGCTGCTGCGCGGGCTGCCGACGATCCCGGGCGGCAACCTCCCGTGGTCGAACGAGGTGCTGCACGTGGTCGTGCCCCTGCTCGTGCTCGCCGACTGGCTGCTCGCGCCCGACCGCCGGGCGCTCGGCTACGGCGCCGTCGGCCGGGTCGTGGTGTTCCCGCTGGTCTGGGTCGCCGTCACGCTCGCCCGCGGGCCCGTCACGGGCAACGAGGTCACGGGGGCGGCGACCTACTACCCGTACCCGTTCCTGGATCCCGCCACGGACGGCGGCGGGTACGGCGCGGTCGCCGTGTGGGTCGTGGTCATCGCGGCGCTGATCTGCGGGCTGACGCTCCTGCTGACCTGGGCCGGACGGCGCGGCTCCCGCGCCCGGGCGGCCTGA
- a CDS encoding lipoate--protein ligase family protein, protein MHGEYKVPGGKLVVVDLDVTDGRISGFRLAGDFFLEPDDALEAIDRAVNGLPEDSDANAIAAAIRRALPPEATLLGFSPEAVAVAIRRSLARATDWGDYEWEVIHDRAYRPVEQMALDQVLAEEVGAGRRNPTLRIWEWDQPAVVIGSFQSLRNEVDAEQAASHGFDVVRRVSGGGAMYMEAGAVITYSIYAPVDLVQGMTFADSYAYLDEWVITALRSLGIDASYQPLNDITSPTGKIGGAAQKRLGAGAVLHHVTMSYDMDGEKMVQVLRIGREKISDKGITSAAKRVDPLRSQTGMSRAEIIDRMKATFTGLYGGKPGEVTAEEWAKTRQLVDDKFSTPEWLTRVP, encoded by the coding sequence ATGCATGGTGAGTACAAGGTCCCCGGCGGCAAGCTCGTCGTGGTCGACCTGGACGTGACCGACGGCCGCATCTCCGGCTTCCGCCTCGCGGGCGACTTCTTCCTCGAGCCGGACGACGCGCTCGAGGCCATCGACCGGGCCGTCAACGGCCTCCCCGAGGACAGCGACGCCAACGCGATCGCCGCCGCCATCCGCCGCGCGCTCCCGCCGGAGGCCACGCTCCTCGGCTTCTCGCCCGAGGCCGTCGCCGTCGCGATCCGCCGCTCGCTCGCCCGCGCCACCGACTGGGGCGACTACGAGTGGGAGGTCATCCACGACCGCGCCTACCGGCCCGTCGAGCAGATGGCCCTCGACCAGGTGCTCGCCGAGGAGGTCGGCGCCGGTCGCCGGAACCCGACGCTGCGCATCTGGGAGTGGGACCAGCCGGCCGTCGTCATCGGCAGCTTCCAGTCGCTGCGCAACGAGGTCGACGCCGAGCAGGCCGCCTCCCACGGCTTCGACGTCGTGCGCCGCGTCTCCGGCGGCGGCGCGATGTACATGGAGGCGGGCGCCGTCATCACGTACTCGATCTACGCGCCCGTCGACCTCGTGCAGGGGATGACCTTCGCGGACTCCTACGCCTACCTCGACGAGTGGGTCATCACCGCGCTCCGCTCGCTCGGCATCGACGCGTCGTACCAGCCGCTCAACGACATCACGAGCCCCACCGGCAAGATCGGCGGCGCCGCCCAGAAGCGGCTCGGCGCCGGCGCCGTGCTGCACCACGTCACCATGAGCTACGACATGGACGGCGAGAAGATGGTGCAGGTGCTCCGCATCGGCCGCGAGAAGATCAGCGACAAGGGCATCACGAGCGCCGCCAAGCGGGTGGATCCGCTCCGCAGCCAGACGGGCATGAGCCGCGCCGAGATCATCGACCGCATGAAGGCCACGTTCACGGGCCTCTACGGCGGCAAGCCCGGCGAGGTCACGGCGGAGGAGTGGGCGAAGACCCGCCAGCTCGTCGACGACAAGTTCTCCACGCCGGAGTGGCTCACGCGCGTCCCCTGA
- a CDS encoding GNAT family N-acetyltransferase — protein MSVDVTHDPDGSRYTLWLDGERAGFADYLIQGDRIVFTHTEVDPAKRRGGLGGELVRAALDDVRGGSRTVVAACPFVAEWIDEHPDYRELLERG, from the coding sequence ATGAGCGTCGACGTGACCCACGACCCCGACGGCTCGCGCTACACGCTGTGGCTCGACGGCGAGCGCGCGGGCTTCGCGGACTACCTGATCCAGGGCGACCGCATCGTCTTCACCCACACGGAGGTCGACCCCGCGAAGCGGCGCGGCGGCCTCGGCGGCGAGCTGGTGCGGGCCGCCCTCGACGACGTGCGAGGCGGATCCCGCACGGTCGTGGCCGCGTGCCCGTTCGTGGCGGAGTGGATCGACGAGCACCCGGACTACCGGGAGCTGCTCGAGCGGGGCTGA
- a CDS encoding amidase domain-containing protein, which produces MTADIRRRSILAAALAVPVTAALAACTRQEPAPRATLGADGQPAASGSPAVSAVEPATLSVSGGQTVTLTGAGLSGATAVMFAGTAGTDVKVAGDGSVTVVAPRSTDYEDRSADIQVMAGDAPLTTATAAYAAQTPVDKQLQYALAHWDSYNLQEYGNFNPSGGDCVNFVSQTLIQRGWEMTTEWHNRGGGSDWTYAWIHVPTFDKWLTANASTLGITRLELADRDKLKVGDIVIFDWNRNSSPDHTQIVSAIEPKAGGNVVKMVGHNLDNDYRDLDATITTEHPGAEVHFWSVS; this is translated from the coding sequence GTGACCGCCGACATCCGCCGCCGCAGCATCCTCGCCGCCGCGCTCGCGGTCCCCGTGACCGCCGCCCTCGCCGCCTGCACGCGCCAGGAGCCCGCCCCCCGCGCCACCCTCGGCGCCGACGGCCAGCCGGCCGCGTCCGGCTCGCCCGCCGTCTCCGCGGTCGAGCCCGCGACGCTCTCCGTGTCGGGCGGCCAGACCGTCACGCTCACGGGCGCCGGCCTCTCCGGCGCGACCGCCGTCATGTTCGCGGGCACCGCGGGCACCGACGTGAAGGTCGCCGGCGACGGATCCGTCACGGTCGTGGCGCCCCGCTCCACCGACTACGAGGACCGGTCCGCCGACATCCAGGTCATGGCCGGCGACGCCCCGCTCACCACCGCGACCGCCGCGTACGCCGCGCAGACCCCCGTCGACAAGCAGCTCCAGTACGCGCTCGCCCACTGGGACTCCTACAACCTGCAGGAGTACGGGAACTTCAACCCCTCCGGCGGCGACTGCGTCAACTTCGTGAGCCAGACCCTCATCCAGCGCGGCTGGGAGATGACGACCGAGTGGCACAACCGCGGCGGTGGATCCGATTGGACCTACGCGTGGATCCACGTGCCCACCTTCGACAAGTGGCTCACGGCCAACGCGTCCACGCTCGGGATCACGCGCCTCGAGCTCGCGGACCGCGACAAGTTGAAGGTCGGCGACATCGTCATCTTCGACTGGAACCGCAACTCCTCGCCCGACCACACGCAGATCGTCTCCGCCATCGAGCCGAAGGCGGGCGGCAACGTCGTGAAGATGGTCGGCCACAACCTCGACAACGACTACCGCGACCTCGACGCCACCATCACCACCGAGCACCCCGGTGCCGAGGTGCACTTCTGGAGCGTCTCCTAG
- a CDS encoding ribosomal maturation YjgA family protein has protein sequence MRHSGDVDAFVWDEPSMHPADGPADAAPVVDRDVRLPDGHARRRILALGSLLAVVIAGMVVTHSDGRGLWPDVFYAAAIHLALIAALPRVDTVVHGAAVLVWCTGIELLQITGWPAIWAVHVPLCRLLLGTGYDPVDLAAYAVGVLLVLLVDRLLRVGRDVGDVR, from the coding sequence ATGCGCCATTCGGGGGATGTGGATGCGTTCGTCTGGGACGAGCCGTCGATGCACCCCGCCGACGGTCCGGCCGACGCCGCGCCGGTCGTGGACCGGGACGTGCGGCTGCCCGACGGACACGCGCGCCGGCGGATCCTCGCGCTGGGCTCGCTGCTCGCCGTCGTCATCGCCGGCATGGTCGTCACGCACTCGGACGGCCGCGGCCTCTGGCCGGACGTCTTCTACGCGGCGGCCATCCACCTCGCGCTGATCGCGGCGCTCCCGCGCGTCGACACGGTCGTCCACGGGGCCGCCGTGCTCGTGTGGTGCACGGGGATCGAGCTGCTGCAGATCACCGGGTGGCCCGCGATCTGGGCGGTGCACGTGCCCCTCTGCCGGCTGCTGCTCGGCACCGGGTACGACCCCGTCGACCTCGCCGCCTACGCCGTGGGCGTGCTGCTCGTGCTCCTCGTCGACCGGCTGCTGCGGGTCGGACGCGACGTGGGCGACGTGCGCTAG
- the pgm gene encoding phosphoglucomutase (alpha-D-glucose-1,6-bisphosphate-dependent) has protein sequence MHDRAGTAALPSDLIDIDELIRAYHDLHPDVEDPEQKVAFGTSGHRGSSLKTAFNEDHILAITQAIVEYRAEQGITGPLFIGRDTHGLSKPAEDTALEVLVANGVRVLADSRDSWCPTPALSHAILRWNRDDEHGDDDVADGIVVTPSHNPPADGGFKYNPPHGGPADSDATGWIASRANAIIAGGLVDMRRVSLEEARGQVEGYDFLGHYVDDLGSIIDMEAIRKAGVRIGADPLGGASVEYWAAIGERHGLDLEVVNPEVDPAWSFMTLDWDGKIRMDPSSSSAMASVLARKDDFDILTGNDADADRHGIVTPDAGLMNPNHYLAVAIDYLYAHRPHWREDAAIGKTLVSSSVIDRVAESLGRRLWEVPVGFKWFVPGLVDGSVGFGGEESAGASFLRMDGTVWTTDKDGILLALLAAEILAVTGKTPSVLYRELTERFGDPVYERVDAAATKAQKATLGKLDGDAITATEVAGDPITAKLSTAPGNGAAVGGVKVVTGNAWFAARPSGTEDVYKIYAESFVGLDHLHAVQAEAKRIVDAALGA, from the coding sequence ATGCATGACCGCGCAGGCACCGCCGCCCTCCCGTCCGACCTCATCGACATCGACGAGCTGATCCGGGCGTACCACGACCTCCACCCCGACGTGGAGGACCCGGAGCAGAAGGTGGCGTTCGGCACGAGCGGCCACCGCGGCAGCTCCCTGAAGACCGCGTTCAACGAGGACCACATCCTCGCCATCACGCAGGCGATCGTGGAGTACCGGGCCGAGCAGGGCATCACCGGCCCGCTGTTCATCGGCCGCGACACCCACGGGCTCTCGAAGCCCGCCGAGGACACCGCGCTCGAGGTCCTCGTCGCCAACGGCGTGCGCGTGCTCGCCGACTCCCGCGACTCCTGGTGCCCCACCCCCGCCCTGTCCCACGCGATCCTCCGCTGGAACCGCGACGACGAGCACGGCGACGACGACGTGGCCGACGGCATCGTCGTGACCCCCAGCCACAACCCGCCGGCCGACGGCGGCTTCAAGTACAACCCGCCGCACGGCGGACCGGCCGACTCCGACGCCACCGGATGGATCGCGTCGCGCGCCAACGCGATCATCGCGGGCGGCCTCGTCGACATGAGGCGCGTGAGCCTCGAGGAGGCCCGCGGGCAGGTCGAGGGCTACGACTTCCTCGGCCACTACGTGGACGACCTCGGCTCCATCATCGACATGGAGGCCATCCGGAAGGCCGGCGTGCGCATCGGCGCGGATCCGCTCGGCGGCGCCTCGGTCGAGTACTGGGCCGCGATCGGCGAGCGCCACGGCCTCGACCTCGAGGTCGTGAACCCCGAGGTCGACCCCGCGTGGTCGTTCATGACGCTCGACTGGGACGGCAAGATCCGCATGGACCCGTCCTCGTCCTCCGCCATGGCGAGCGTGCTCGCGCGCAAGGACGACTTCGACATCCTCACGGGCAACGACGCCGACGCCGACCGCCACGGCATCGTCACCCCCGACGCCGGGCTCATGAACCCGAACCACTACCTCGCCGTCGCGATCGACTACCTCTACGCGCACCGCCCGCACTGGCGCGAGGACGCGGCCATCGGCAAGACGCTCGTGTCCTCCAGCGTGATCGACCGGGTCGCCGAGTCGCTCGGCCGCCGCCTCTGGGAGGTGCCGGTCGGCTTCAAGTGGTTCGTGCCCGGCCTCGTCGACGGATCCGTGGGCTTCGGCGGCGAGGAGTCCGCCGGTGCGAGCTTCCTCCGCATGGACGGCACGGTCTGGACCACGGACAAGGACGGGATCCTCCTCGCGCTGCTCGCCGCCGAGATCCTCGCCGTCACGGGCAAGACGCCGAGCGTGCTCTACCGCGAGCTCACGGAGCGCTTCGGCGACCCGGTGTACGAGCGCGTGGACGCCGCCGCCACCAAGGCCCAGAAGGCCACGCTCGGCAAGCTCGACGGCGACGCCATCACCGCCACCGAGGTCGCGGGCGACCCGATCACCGCGAAGCTCAGCACCGCGCCCGGCAACGGCGCGGCCGTCGGCGGCGTCAAGGTCGTCACCGGGAACGCGTGGTTCGCCGCGCGCCCGAGCGGCACCGAGGACGTCTACAAGATCTACGCGGAGTCGTTCGTGGGCCTCGACCACCTGCACGCGGTGCAGGCGGAGGCCAAGCGGATCGTCGACGCCGCGCTCGGCGCCTAA